The following are encoded in a window of Pseudomonadota bacterium genomic DNA:
- a CDS encoding response regulator, whose product MDDEASLRRTFGRVLQKFGYEPEFAKDGAEAIEMFKEAKESKKPYDAVILDLTIPGGMGGKEAIKKLLEIDPEVKAIVSSGYSVNPVLANFKEYGFKGVLPKPFETVLLSKVLHEVLKKGNDKSQVINNK is encoded by the coding sequence ATGGATGACGAAGCGTCGTTAAGGAGAACGTTTGGGAGAGTGTTGCAAAAATTTGGTTACGAACCCGAATTTGCAAAAGATGGTGCTGAAGCGATTGAGATGTTTAAAGAAGCAAAAGAATCAAAGAAGCCTTATGATGCCGTTATCCTGGATTTAACCATTCCAGGCGGAATGGGCGGAAAAGAGGCGATTAAGAAATTGCTGGAAATAGATCCTGAAGTTAAAGCTATCGTTTCCAGCGGTTACTCCGTTAATCCGGTCCTGGCAAATTTTAAGGAATACGGTTTTAAGGGGGTGTTACCCAAACCGTTTGAAACCGTATTGTTGAGCAAAGTATTGCATGAAGTGCTAAAGAAGGGAAATGACAAATCACAAGTCATAAATAACAAATAA
- a CDS encoding sensor domain-containing diguanylate cyclase, with amino-acid sequence MVLRRRLERERLARKQAEQIAEENSRALFLKGEDLESALALERKTRKEIETLLSALETFTAKLNTAEIVKCLHQFLYPVVASSSTTLYLWQDNSIQIINIKQDSETDPVISFCDEEQSLKIWRRFSKQNKPSVIECCPQENTVGGLLTIQPGSRFILILPLTAQGRIIGFFTAETPEAGVFNDSNIIIASALANEASVALENAMLFREVERLSLTDPLTGLMNRRGFEGDARRSIDIAIRYKHPLSVLMLDIDYFKRVNDTYGHAMGDKVLAEIAHICLKGMRSTDLLARFGGEEFCFLLPETNAENAMLLAERLRVAICAMRFETDAQSFSVTVSIGISECVAKDSLENLLVRSDEALYKAKNTGRNRALLWSLSQ; translated from the coding sequence GTGGTTCTCCGCCGCCGTCTGGAGCGTGAACGTCTTGCCCGTAAGCAGGCAGAGCAGATAGCCGAAGAGAATAGTCGCGCCCTTTTTTTGAAGGGTGAGGACCTGGAAAGTGCGCTTGCTTTGGAAAGAAAAACCAGAAAAGAAATCGAGACGCTGCTAAGCGCACTGGAGACATTTACTGCTAAACTGAACACTGCTGAAATTGTTAAATGCCTCCATCAGTTTCTTTATCCTGTCGTAGCCAGCAGTAGTACAACCCTCTATCTTTGGCAGGACAATAGTATTCAGATAATCAACATAAAACAAGATTCCGAGACAGACCCTGTTATTTCATTTTGCGACGAGGAACAATCTTTAAAAATTTGGAGACGATTTAGCAAACAAAATAAGCCATCTGTTATCGAATGCTGCCCACAAGAAAATACTGTTGGCGGATTGCTCACTATCCAGCCAGGAAGCCGCTTTATTCTGATTTTGCCGCTTACTGCACAAGGGCGAATCATCGGCTTTTTTACAGCCGAAACGCCGGAGGCTGGCGTATTTAATGATTCCAATATTATTATCGCGTCCGCACTGGCAAATGAGGCATCCGTTGCCCTGGAAAACGCTATGCTTTTCCGGGAGGTCGAACGGCTTTCCCTGACAGACCCGCTCACGGGTCTTATGAATCGGCGTGGTTTCGAAGGCGATGCCAGGCGCAGCATCGATATAGCTATACGTTATAAGCACCCGCTTTCCGTCTTGATGCTTGATATAGATTACTTCAAACGGGTGAATGACACGTATGGCCATGCAATGGGCGACAAGGTTTTAGCGGAAATAGCTCATATTTGCCTAAAGGGCATGAGATCGACGGACCTGCTTGCCCGCTTTGGTGGGGAAGAGTTTTGTTTCCTTCTTCCGGAAACAAACGCTGAGAATGCCATGCTGCTTGCGGAACGTCTGCGTGTTGCCATTTGTGCTATGAGATTCGAAACAGATGCCCAAAGTTTCAGTGTTACAGTTAGCATCGGAATTTCCGAATGCGTGGCTAAGGATTCTCTGGAAAACCTCTTGGTGAGAAGCGACGAAGCATTGTATAAGGCAAAAAATACAGGTAGAAATCGTGCGCTGCTCTGGAGTCTATCGCAATAG